From a single Cherax quadricarinatus isolate ZL_2023a chromosome 7, ASM3850222v1, whole genome shotgun sequence genomic region:
- the Dbp45A gene encoding probable ATP-dependent RNA helicase DDX49 isoform X1 yields the protein MADVVSEDTRGRTYADIQGLQPWVIKQLNQLKIHQPTPIQYHCIQPALEGKDVIGAAKTGSGKTLAFVIPILQRLSIDPYGIYALVLTPTRELAFQIADQFRALGAPVSLRLSVVVGGLDIVAQGAELNRSPHVVVSTPGRLADILETSPEFTLKRIKFLVLDEADRLMDGRFDSQLHTIWSSLPEKRQTLLFSATITDRLERMKELASSEVFLWQSSGNKQATVQQLDERYALVNPIVKDATMIAMVLQQTEQKPRGLIMIFTDTCKNTQVLSMLLNSLSIECVALHSMLSQKERLSALARFKSSQVKVLIATDVASRGLDIPLVELVINHAIPNLPKNYIHRVGRTARAGRAGQALSFITPHEIKILLAIESETRRKMTELKVDEAMVRKIMKQVNVSRREQEIRLEQTDFDERRNINKRKRLILEGRDPDEEEKKKRKHLKKLRKAERQERNELLKHLEKKKWEKQDDGDS from the exons ATGGCAGATGTTGTGAGTGAGGACACCCGCGGGAGAACTTATGCGGACATCCAGGGACTTCAGCCTTGGGTGATAAAGCAGTTGAACCAGTTAA AGATTCACCAACCAACCCCCATTCAGTACCACTGCATTCAGCCTGCACTTGAGGGCAAAGATGTCATTGGAGCGGCAAAGACTGGTTCGGGGAAAACTCTTGCTTTTGTTATTCCCATACTACAAAGATTATCAATTGACCCTTATGGCATTTATGCGCTTGTTCTGACACCTACACGAGAACTTGCTTTTCAG ATAGCTGACCAGTTCCGGGCTCTTGGAGCTCCGGTATCACTACGATTAAGTGTGGTCGTGGGAGGCCTGGATATTGTAGCGCAGGGTGCAGAACTGAATCGGTCTCCACATGTAGTTGTATCCACACCTGGGCGGCTGGCAGATATATTGGAAACATCTCCAGAATTTACACTTAAACG gaTAAAATTCTTAGTCTTAGATGAAGCTGACCGCTTAATGGATGGCAGGTTCGACTCTCAGCTACACACTATCTGGTCGTCACTGCCAGAGAAGAGACAAACACTTCTGTTCTCTGCAACCATCACGGACAGGCTAgagagaatgaaagaacttgCATCATCTGAG GTATTTCTTTGGCAGTCATCAGGAAATAAACAGGCAACGGTGCAACAGCTGGACGAGCGCTATGCTTTAGTCAATCCCATTGTGAAAGATGCCACCATGATTGCTATGGTTCTTCAACAAACTGAACAGAAACCAAGGGGTTTAATAATGATTTTTACTGATACATGCAAGAATACACAG GTACTGAGCATGTTGCTGAACTCCTTAAGTATAGAGTGTGTGGCTCTTCACTCCATGCTCTCCCAGAAAGAGAGACTGTCTGCCTTAGCACGATTCAAGTCATCACAAGTGAAGGTTCTCATTGCCACTGATGTTGCAAGTAGAGGGCTGGATATTCCTTTG GTGGAGCTGGTAATCAATCATGCCATTCCTAACCTTCCCAAGAACTACATCCATCGAGTTGGTCGAACAGCTCGAGCAGGCAGGGCTGGTCAGGCTCTTTCCTTCATCACTCCACATGAAATCAAGATTTTGCTAGCTATTGAGTCAGAGACACGAAGGAAAATGACTGAGTTGAAA GTGGATGAAGCTATGGTGCGCAAGATCATGAAGCAAGTTAATGTATCTCGACGAGAACAAGAAATCAGGCTTGAACAaactgactttgatgagcgtcgGAACATTAACAAGCGTAAACGGCTCATCTTAGAGGGCAG